GCGCCCCCCTGCGAGCAGCCTTCTTTTCTGGGAGGAACCTATGAACGACACGAGCAACTGGAAGGGACGCGCCAAGAGGCTGGCCCCCGCCATCCTGGTCCTGAGTGCGGCGCTCGCCGCCTGCTCCAAAGCCCCCGCGCCCGACGCGGGCAAAGACCCCTACGCGGGAGGCGTGAGCTATCCGTGGAGTGACCGGGTGGGGCCAGCCGGAGACGACCCCTACGCCGGCGGGGTCAGCTATCCCTGGACCGGTGCCGGCGCCCCCACCGCCCTGCGCGGCGCGCAGGGCAGCGCCCAGACCTTCCTCTCCGACACCCAGTGGACCAGCGCCACCAACGCCTGGGGTCCCGTCGAGCGCGACCGCAGCAACGGCGAACAGGGCGCGGCCGACGGCCGCCCCCTCACCCTCGGCGGCCAGACTTTCGCCAAGGGGCTGGGCGTCCACGCCCCCTCCGAGATCAGCTACGCCCTCAGCGGTCAGTGCACCACCTTCACCGCCACCCTCGGCCTCGACGACGAGGTCGGGGACC
This window of the Deinococcus budaensis genome carries:
- a CDS encoding NPCBM/NEW2 domain-containing protein, translated to MNDTSNWKGRAKRLAPAILVLSAALAACSKAPAPDAGKDPYAGGVSYPWSDRVGPAGDDPYAGGVSYPWTGAGAPTALRGAQGSAQTFLSDTQWTSATNAWGPVERDRSNGEQGAADGRPLTLGGQTFAKGLGVHAPSEISYALSGQCTTFTATLGLDDEVGDRGSVVFEVWNGTATKLFDSGLLRGADAPRAISVPIDGVSSLRLVVRDAGDGLNYDHADWAAAQVSCPA